In Bosea vestrisii, the following are encoded in one genomic region:
- a CDS encoding ABC transporter ATP-binding protein, translating to MGFLTLEKLSKVYGDFAAARDIDLSVAKGEFVSLLGPSGCGKTTTLQMIAGLVEPTTGTIMLDGRDITREKPNKRGLGIVFQSYALFPHMTVAENVAFGLEMRKIAKAGRDERVKAMLALVHLNPLAERYPRQLSGGQRQRVAIARALVIQPPVLLLDEPLSNLDAKLREEMQFELRRIQQRVGTTTIMVTHDQSEALSISDRVVVMEQGRMTQVDAPYKLYENPATPFISTFVGKMNRLEGTWRKGAAEVAGIALPAEASGLAEGAAIAVSIRPEKIALKPPGQGRIDGTIANRFFLGSSWLFTVETAAGPILVSLPNDGEEPAREGAKVSLDWAPASLRIEPLAQGAAA from the coding sequence ATGGGCTTTCTGACGCTGGAGAAGCTGAGCAAGGTCTATGGCGACTTTGCCGCCGCGCGCGACATCGACCTCAGCGTCGCCAAGGGCGAGTTCGTCTCGCTGCTCGGCCCCTCCGGCTGCGGCAAGACCACGACGCTGCAGATGATCGCCGGGCTGGTCGAGCCGACCACCGGGACGATCATGCTCGACGGCCGCGACATCACCCGCGAGAAGCCGAACAAGCGCGGCCTCGGCATCGTCTTCCAGAGCTACGCGCTCTTTCCGCACATGACGGTGGCTGAGAACGTCGCCTTCGGCCTGGAGATGCGCAAGATCGCAAAGGCCGGGCGCGACGAACGGGTCAAGGCCATGCTCGCCCTCGTGCATCTGAATCCGTTGGCCGAACGCTATCCGCGCCAGCTCTCCGGCGGCCAGCGCCAGCGCGTCGCCATCGCCCGCGCCCTCGTCATCCAGCCGCCGGTGCTGCTGCTCGACGAACCGCTCTCCAATCTCGACGCCAAATTGCGGGAGGAGATGCAGTTCGAACTGCGCCGCATCCAGCAGCGCGTCGGCACCACCACGATCATGGTCACGCACGACCAGTCCGAGGCGCTCTCGATCAGCGACCGCGTCGTGGTGATGGAACAGGGGCGGATGACGCAGGTCGACGCGCCCTACAAGCTCTACGAGAATCCGGCGACGCCATTCATCTCCACCTTCGTCGGCAAGATGAACCGGCTGGAGGGCACCTGGCGCAAGGGCGCGGCCGAGGTCGCCGGGATCGCCCTGCCGGCCGAAGCCAGTGGGCTCGCCGAGGGTGCAGCCATCGCAGTGTCGATCCGCCCCGAGAAGATCGCGCTCAAGCCGCCTGGCCAAGGCCGCATCGACGGCACCATCGCCAACCGCTTCTTTCTCGGAAGCTCCTGGCTGTTCACGGTCGAGACCGCGGCTGGGCCGATCCTTGTCTCGCTGCCGAACGATGGCGAGGAGCCGGCTCGCGAGGGCGCAAAGGTCTCGCTCGACTGGGCCCCGGCCAGCCTGCGCATCGAACCGCTGGCGCAGGGAGCGGCGGCATGA
- a CDS encoding ABC transporter permease: MSVGRSAATPFWLAGPGALLFLGLIILPLALTLILSFHAYDHTTGIKNEFTLNHYAAVFSDEYYLGIFWRTLRLAGLTTLICVVIGAPEAYILSRMRDPWRSVFLLVIIGPLLVSVVVRAFGWSMLLGSTGLVNQALQGLGFDSVRLLYTETAIVIALVHVMLPFMVIPVWTALQKLDPMVEAAAWGLGASHLTALRRVVLPQVSLGMLSGSLIVFGLSASAFAIPGLLGGRRLKMAATLVYDEYMHELNWPLGATIAIIVLVANLVIMLAYNRVIETRARKALG; the protein is encoded by the coding sequence ATGAGCGTCGGGCGCTCCGCGGCAACACCGTTCTGGCTCGCCGGGCCAGGCGCGCTGCTCTTTCTCGGACTGATCATCCTGCCGCTCGCGCTGACCCTGATCCTCTCCTTCCACGCCTACGACCACACGACCGGCATCAAGAACGAGTTCACCCTCAACCATTACGCTGCCGTGTTTTCGGACGAGTACTATCTCGGCATCTTCTGGCGCACGCTGCGGCTCGCAGGCCTGACCACGCTGATCTGCGTCGTCATCGGCGCGCCCGAAGCCTATATCCTGTCGCGGATGCGCGATCCCTGGCGCTCGGTCTTCCTGCTGGTGATCATCGGGCCGCTGCTGGTCTCGGTCGTGGTCCGTGCTTTCGGCTGGAGCATGCTGCTCGGCTCGACCGGGCTGGTGAACCAGGCGCTGCAAGGCCTCGGCTTCGATAGTGTGCGGCTGCTCTATACCGAGACCGCGATCGTGATCGCGCTCGTCCACGTCATGCTGCCCTTCATGGTGATCCCGGTCTGGACCGCGCTACAGAAGCTCGATCCGATGGTCGAGGCCGCCGCCTGGGGCCTTGGCGCCTCGCATCTCACCGCCTTGCGCCGAGTCGTGCTGCCGCAGGTCTCGCTCGGCATGCTCTCCGGCAGCCTGATCGTCTTCGGCCTCTCGGCTTCGGCCTTCGCCATTCCCGGCCTGCTCGGCGGGCGCCGGCTCAAGATGGCGGCGACGCTGGTCTACGACGAATACATGCACGAGCTGAACTGGCCGCTCGGCGCGACGATCGCGATCATCGTCCTCGTCGCCAATCTCGTGATCATGCTGGCCTATAACCGCGTCATCGAGACGCGCGCCCGCAAGGCTTTGGGGTGA
- a CDS encoding ABC transporter permease: protein MQKNGPVALLFHTLVVAFVLAPLVVICLVAFTPENTLSIPTTSFSLRWFKAIFEHPDFVASFVNSLWLATLAATLAVAISVPAALAIDRYDFPGRNALNALFLSPLIIPHLVLGVAFLRLFALIGATGSFAWLVACHVVVITPYVLRLVMAAFTGLDRSAEQAAMTLGASHWTVFRRVTAPMILPGITGGWLLAFINSFDELTMSIFVTSPQTVTLPVRMYMYATESIDPMMAAVSALMIALTAAAMLVLDRAFGLDKILVGQK from the coding sequence ATGCAGAAGAACGGCCCCGTCGCCCTCCTCTTCCATACACTGGTCGTCGCCTTCGTGCTGGCGCCGCTCGTCGTGATCTGTCTTGTCGCCTTCACGCCGGAGAACACGCTCTCGATCCCGACCACCAGCTTCTCGCTGCGCTGGTTCAAGGCAATCTTCGAGCATCCCGACTTCGTTGCCTCTTTCGTCAACAGCCTCTGGCTGGCGACGCTCGCGGCGACGCTCGCGGTCGCGATCTCGGTGCCGGCCGCGCTCGCCATCGACCGCTATGATTTCCCCGGTCGCAATGCGCTCAACGCGCTCTTTCTTTCGCCGCTGATCATCCCGCACCTCGTGCTAGGTGTCGCTTTCCTCAGGCTCTTCGCACTGATCGGCGCGACCGGCAGCTTCGCATGGCTCGTTGCGTGCCATGTCGTGGTGATCACGCCCTATGTGCTGCGGCTGGTGATGGCGGCCTTCACCGGGCTCGATCGCTCAGCCGAGCAGGCAGCGATGACGCTCGGCGCCTCGCACTGGACGGTGTTCCGCCGCGTCACCGCGCCGATGATCCTGCCCGGCATCACCGGCGGCTGGCTGCTCGCCTTCATCAACAGCTTCGACGAGCTGACCATGTCGATCTTCGTGACGTCACCGCAGACCGTGACCCTGCCGGTGCGCATGTACATGTACGCAACCGAATCCATCGACCCGATGATGGCCGCGGTCTCGGCGCTGATGATCGCGCTGACAGCAGCCGCCATGCTGGTGCTCGACCGCGCCTTCGGCCTCGACAAGATCCTGGTCGGGCAGAAGTGA
- a CDS encoding (2Fe-2S)-binding protein — protein MPLLHRLARTDHPTIPFTLDGVACEGRVGDTVLTAILTHTERLRLSEFSASPRAGFCQMGACQDCWVVLENGERLRACSAALTAGMRIITRRTRTA, from the coding sequence ATGCCGCTCCTGCATCGCCTCGCCCGCACAGACCACCCGACCATCCCGTTCACGCTGGACGGCGTCGCTTGTGAGGGCCGCGTCGGCGACACCGTGCTGACCGCGATCCTCACCCACACCGAGCGCTTGCGCCTCAGCGAGTTCTCGGCCTCGCCGCGCGCCGGCTTCTGCCAGATGGGCGCCTGCCAGGATTGCTGGGTCGTACTCGAAAACGGCGAGCGCCTGCGCGCCTGCTCGGCAGCTTTGACCGCTGGTATGCGCATCATCACCCGCCGCACGAGGACGGCATGA
- a CDS encoding NAD(P)/FAD-dependent oxidoreductase, which translates to MNGQSTSERQQPLIVGAGPAGIRAAQALVKAGLRPLVVDESPACGGQIYRQRLVPDGRSSRDLYGSEAQKAEALHRDFAALDGRLDYWPQALLWNLRDGRADIMVEGTSRQVAYDGLVLATGATDRILPIPGWTLPGVFTLGGAQIALKSQGCAIGSRIVFLGSGPLLYLVAWQYMKAGAKVAAVLDTAPFSAKFNLLRGLPLFPSIVLRGMRMTAELKLGGVALHYGVGDVRIEGTEKVGAIAWRQDGLEHRLACDGVGYGLALRSETQLADLAGCSFAFNQRDRALLPERDAAGRTSVAGVYLAGDGAGITGADAAERAGERSALALLQDRGLPHDASRAATLEADLARIGRFRDVLEAAFPFPAHWVRDIADTTTLCRCEEIKAGEVRAAIGQFGVHELNRLKAVSRIGMGRCQGRICGAGAAELLAHETNRNIEAVGRLRSQAPIKPVPLTLALAAQPEAAE; encoded by the coding sequence ATGAACGGGCAATCGACCAGTGAGCGCCAGCAACCGCTGATCGTCGGCGCCGGCCCTGCCGGCATCCGCGCCGCGCAGGCGCTGGTGAAAGCCGGCCTGCGACCGCTCGTCGTCGACGAGTCCCCGGCCTGCGGCGGCCAGATCTATCGCCAGCGCCTTGTGCCGGATGGGCGCTCCAGCCGCGACCTTTACGGCTCGGAAGCGCAGAAGGCCGAAGCGCTGCATCGCGATTTCGCCGCGCTCGACGGCAGGCTCGACTACTGGCCGCAGGCACTGCTCTGGAATCTGCGCGACGGCCGGGCCGACATCATGGTCGAGGGCACGAGCCGGCAGGTCGCCTATGACGGGCTCGTGCTCGCCACCGGAGCGACCGACCGCATCCTGCCGATCCCCGGCTGGACGCTGCCCGGCGTCTTCACCCTCGGCGGGGCCCAGATCGCGTTGAAGAGCCAGGGCTGCGCCATCGGTTCAAGGATCGTATTCCTTGGCTCCGGCCCGCTGCTCTACCTTGTCGCCTGGCAATACATGAAGGCCGGCGCCAAGGTCGCGGCGGTGCTCGACACCGCGCCCTTCTCGGCGAAATTCAACCTGCTGCGTGGCCTGCCGCTCTTCCCGAGCATCGTGCTGCGCGGCATGCGGATGACCGCGGAGTTGAAGCTGGGTGGCGTCGCACTGCATTACGGCGTCGGCGATGTCCGCATCGAAGGTACCGAAAAGGTCGGTGCGATCGCCTGGCGCCAGGACGGGCTGGAGCATCGCCTCGCCTGCGACGGCGTCGGCTACGGCCTTGCGTTGCGCTCTGAAACCCAACTCGCCGACCTCGCCGGCTGCAGCTTCGCCTTCAACCAACGCGACCGTGCCCTCCTGCCCGAGCGCGACGCGGCCGGCCGCACCAGCGTGGCGGGCGTCTATCTCGCCGGCGATGGCGCCGGCATCACCGGAGCGGATGCGGCCGAGCGCGCCGGCGAGCGCTCCGCTCTCGCTCTGCTGCAGGATCGCGGCCTACCGCATGACGCTAGCCGCGCCGCCACCCTCGAAGCTGACCTCGCCCGCATCGGCCGCTTCCGCGACGTCCTCGAGGCGGCCTTCCCCTTTCCGGCGCACTGGGTGCGTGACATCGCCGACACGACGACGCTCTGCCGCTGCGAGGAGATCAAGGCCGGCGAGGTCCGCGCCGCCATCGGCCAGTTCGGCGTGCACGAGCTCAACCGGCTGAAGGCGGTGAGCCGCATCGGCATGGGCCGCTGCCAGGGCCGCATCTGCGGTGCCGGCGCGGCCGAACTGCTCGCGCATGAGACGAACCGCAACATCGAAGCCGTCGGCCGCTTGCGCAGCCAGGCGCCGATCAAGCCGGTGCCGCTGACGCTTGCGCTCGCGGCGCAGCCGGAGGCGGCGGAATGA
- a CDS encoding NAD(P)/FAD-dependent oxidoreductase — protein MSRRLEVDVAIIGGGLVGSSAALALRGMGFSVALLDKGFCGAQASGVNYGGVRRQGRPIEQLPLSQRAHAVWPRLKALIGIDGEFLRSGHLKLARNEADMAALETYAATIAEQGLDLELIGHNGLRERFGWIGDGVVGASFCPGDGHANPRLVSTGFAAAARRAGVEVLENTPVEGVTRDGDRFALDAAGNLTLRSRFVINSAGAWAGPFAESFGEPVPLSRIYPSMVVTEPMAPVMSVNIGMTGRGIYARQVERGNVVVGGERALPLGDVDLSRPRGEGALSIMNRAAALFPGLRHAQAIRFWSGTEGAMPDENPVIGPSRTTPGLLHAFGFTGAGFQIAPGVGEVLAELVRDGETETPIEAFSIGRFKEISARTDAGSGAGQNQEPHQPGEIRP, from the coding sequence ATGAGCCGGCGGCTCGAAGTCGACGTCGCGATCATCGGCGGTGGCCTCGTCGGCTCCTCGGCTGCGCTGGCGCTGCGCGGCATGGGCTTTTCCGTCGCCTTGCTCGACAAGGGCTTTTGCGGTGCCCAGGCCTCGGGCGTGAACTATGGCGGCGTCCGCCGCCAGGGCCGGCCGATCGAGCAATTGCCGCTGTCGCAGCGGGCGCATGCGGTCTGGCCCCGCCTCAAGGCGCTGATCGGCATCGACGGCGAGTTCCTGCGCTCGGGCCATCTCAAGCTCGCCCGCAACGAGGCCGACATGGCCGCGCTCGAAACCTATGCTGCAACTATCGCCGAGCAGGGCCTCGACCTTGAGCTGATCGGCCATAATGGCCTGCGCGAGCGCTTCGGCTGGATCGGCGATGGCGTCGTCGGCGCCTCCTTCTGCCCCGGCGATGGCCATGCCAATCCGCGCCTGGTCTCGACCGGCTTTGCCGCCGCGGCGCGCCGGGCCGGCGTCGAGGTGCTGGAGAACACCCCCGTCGAAGGCGTGACCCGCGACGGCGACCGCTTCGCCCTGGACGCGGCCGGCAACCTCACGCTGCGGTCCCGCTTCGTCATCAACAGCGCCGGCGCCTGGGCCGGTCCTTTTGCCGAGAGCTTCGGCGAGCCGGTGCCGCTCTCGCGCATCTACCCGTCGATGGTCGTGACCGAGCCGATGGCGCCGGTGATGTCGGTCAATATCGGCATGACAGGTCGCGGCATCTATGCCCGCCAGGTCGAGCGCGGCAATGTCGTCGTCGGCGGCGAGCGCGCCTTGCCGCTGGGCGATGTCGACCTGTCGCGACCGCGCGGCGAGGGTGCGCTCTCGATCATGAACCGCGCCGCCGCGCTGTTTCCCGGCCTGCGCCATGCCCAGGCGATCCGCTTCTGGAGCGGCACCGAGGGCGCGATGCCGGACGAGAACCCGGTGATCGGCCCGAGTCGAACCACGCCCGGATTGCTCCATGCCTTCGGTTTCACCGGCGCCGGCTTCCAGATCGCGCCGGGGGTCGGCGAGGTGCTCGCCGAGCTCGTCCGGGATGGTGAAACGGAGACCCCGATCGAGGCCTTCTCGATCGGCCGCTTCAAAGAGATTTCCGCCCGCACCGACGCTGGCTCGGGTGCGGGGCAAAACCAAGAGCCGCACCAACCAGGGGAGATCAGACCATGA
- a CDS encoding ABC transporter substrate-binding protein, with translation MTRYRSILSASVAAIALAAAGSAFAQSKTLYVGMNGGNFERTYTQGVFPAFEKANDVKVVVVPGTSSDILAKATAAKDKPQMHVMFLDDGVMFRAIGAGLCEKLNSSPELGQIPANSRLKDGMAAGIDMGMTGLAYNKKMFDEKGWPAPTSWMDLADPKYKGKVVFQSASASSFGLHAFLMFNRIQGGTEANVEPGFTKFRDTIGKNVLEFIPNSAKVAEMVQTGEAAIFPLTPTQVATLKEKGIPVEYAQPKEGSVVLSVAQCVIANNSEQELAQKLAAYLLSAEAQQKAMEIGNSLPSNPNAKASTPAVQARLDTVQTYLKTAVVMDWDQINAKRPEWNSRWNKMIER, from the coding sequence ATGACCCGCTATCGCAGCATCCTGTCGGCCAGCGTTGCCGCTATCGCGCTCGCCGCCGCGGGCAGCGCCTTCGCCCAGTCGAAAACGCTCTATGTCGGCATGAACGGCGGCAACTTCGAGAGGACCTATACCCAAGGCGTTTTCCCGGCTTTCGAGAAGGCCAACGACGTCAAGGTCGTTGTCGTGCCCGGCACCTCCTCCGACATCCTCGCCAAGGCGACCGCGGCCAAGGACAAGCCGCAGATGCACGTGATGTTCCTCGACGACGGCGTGATGTTCCGGGCGATCGGCGCCGGCCTCTGCGAGAAGCTCAATTCTAGCCCAGAACTGGGCCAGATTCCTGCCAACTCGCGCCTGAAGGACGGTATGGCCGCCGGCATCGATATGGGGATGACCGGCCTTGCCTATAACAAGAAGATGTTCGACGAGAAGGGCTGGCCGGCACCGACATCCTGGATGGATCTCGCCGACCCCAAATACAAGGGCAAGGTCGTCTTCCAGTCGGCCTCGGCCTCCTCCTTCGGCCTGCACGCCTTCCTGATGTTCAACCGCATCCAGGGCGGCACCGAGGCTAATGTCGAGCCAGGCTTCACCAAGTTCCGCGACACGATCGGCAAGAATGTGCTCGAATTCATCCCGAACTCGGCCAAGGTCGCCGAGATGGTCCAGACTGGCGAGGCCGCGATCTTCCCGCTGACACCGACGCAGGTCGCAACGCTGAAAGAAAAGGGAATCCCGGTCGAATATGCCCAGCCGAAAGAGGGCTCGGTCGTATTGTCGGTTGCGCAATGCGTCATCGCCAACAATTCCGAGCAGGAGCTGGCGCAGAAGCTCGCCGCCTATCTGCTATCTGCGGAAGCCCAGCAAAAGGCGATGGAAATCGGCAACAGCCTGCCCTCGAACCCCAATGCCAAGGCATCGACGCCAGCTGTGCAGGCGAGACTCGACACTGTTCAGACTTACTTGAAGACGGCTGTGGTCATGGACTGGGACCAGATCAACGCCAAGCGGCCGGAATGGAACAGCCGCTGGAACAAGATGATCGAGCGCTGA
- a CDS encoding sugar phosphate isomerase/epimerase family protein codes for MKTMKGPGLFLAQFAGDAAPFNSLDAIGRWAASLGYKGVQIPSWDARLFDLKKAAESDIYCDEVKGTLAQYGLSITELSTHLQGQLVAVHPAFDEAFDGFAIPAVRGNPKARQEWAVEQMKLGAKASRRLGLSANVSFTGALAWPFVYPWPQRPAGLVETAFTELGKRWRPILDAYDEAGVDLCYEIHPGEDVHDGATFERFVDAVGGHPRACINYDPSHFLLQQLDYLAFIDIYHERIKAFHVKDAEFNPNGRVGVYGGYEPWIDRAGRFRSLGDGQVDFGSIFSKLAQYDYDSWAVLEWECALKHPEDGAREGAEFIAAHIIRVTEKAFDDFAAGGTDEAANRRMLGLTT; via the coding sequence ATGAAGACGATGAAGGGCCCGGGACTCTTTCTCGCCCAGTTCGCCGGCGACGCGGCGCCGTTCAATTCGCTCGATGCGATCGGCCGCTGGGCCGCCTCCCTCGGCTACAAGGGCGTGCAGATCCCGAGCTGGGATGCCCGGCTGTTCGATCTAAAAAAGGCCGCGGAATCCGACATCTATTGCGACGAGGTCAAGGGCACGCTCGCCCAGTACGGCCTGTCGATCACCGAGCTCTCGACCCATCTCCAGGGCCAGCTCGTCGCCGTCCACCCCGCCTTTGACGAGGCCTTCGACGGCTTTGCGATCCCTGCCGTGCGCGGCAATCCCAAGGCCCGGCAGGAATGGGCGGTCGAGCAGATGAAGCTCGGGGCGAAAGCCTCGCGCCGGCTCGGCCTCTCCGCCAATGTCAGCTTCACCGGCGCGCTCGCCTGGCCCTTCGTCTACCCTTGGCCACAGCGCCCGGCCGGACTGGTCGAGACCGCCTTCACCGAACTCGGCAAGCGCTGGCGCCCGATCCTCGACGCCTACGACGAGGCCGGCGTCGACCTCTGCTACGAGATTCACCCGGGCGAGGACGTCCATGACGGGGCGACCTTCGAGCGCTTCGTCGATGCGGTCGGCGGCCACCCCAGAGCCTGCATCAATTACGATCCCAGCCATTTTCTGTTGCAGCAGCTCGACTACCTCGCCTTCATCGATATCTACCACGAGCGCATCAAGGCCTTCCATGTGAAGGATGCCGAGTTCAATCCGAACGGCCGTGTCGGCGTCTATGGTGGCTACGAGCCCTGGATCGACCGCGCCGGCCGCTTCCGCTCGCTCGGCGACGGCCAGGTCGATTTCGGCAGCATCTTCTCCAAGCTGGCGCAGTACGATTACGATTCCTGGGCCGTGCTCGAATGGGAATGTGCCCTGAAACATCCCGAGGACGGCGCGCGCGAGGGGGCCGAATTCATCGCCGCCCACATCATCCGCGTCACCGAAAAGGCCTTCGACGATTTTGCCGCCGGCGGCACCGACGAGGCAGCCAACCGGCGTATGCTGGGACTTACCACCTGA
- a CDS encoding Gfo/Idh/MocA family protein: MPIEASTGTKLNRRLRLGMVGGGRGAFIGAVHRIAARLDDRWQLTAGSLSSDPERGRLSGEDLLLDPARLYADANEMAKREKRRKDGIDAVAIVTPNHAHAPAAKAFLKAGIHVICDKPLTTSLREAEALAKLAQDSGLIFAVTHNYTGYPLVRQARAMVAEGVIGKLRVVQVEYAQDWLATRLEDSGQKQAAWRTDPAKSGPAGAIGDIGSHAFNLAEFVAGDEVEALAADAHVFVEGRRLDDNAHMLLRFKGGARGMLWCSQVAAGQENGLRIRLYGEKGGLEWQQENPNLLIHSPLGEPPRLIRRNGAGAYPVANAASRVPAGHPEGYLEGFAQLYTDIAEQIAARIEGREPASFSMLVPTVADGVRGVRFIEAAVRSSAKGARWLEL; encoded by the coding sequence ATGCCGATCGAAGCCTCCACCGGCACCAAGCTCAACCGCCGGCTGCGCCTCGGCATGGTCGGCGGTGGGCGCGGCGCCTTCATCGGTGCGGTCCATCGCATCGCCGCCCGGCTCGACGACCGCTGGCAATTGACCGCTGGCTCGCTCTCCTCAGATCCGGAGCGCGGGCGGCTCTCGGGCGAGGACCTGCTGCTCGATCCCGCCCGCCTCTATGCCGATGCCAACGAGATGGCCAAGCGCGAGAAGCGCCGCAAGGACGGCATCGATGCGGTCGCGATCGTCACGCCGAACCATGCGCATGCGCCGGCGGCAAAAGCTTTCCTCAAGGCCGGCATCCATGTGATCTGCGACAAGCCGCTGACCACCAGCCTGCGCGAAGCGGAAGCACTCGCCAAGCTGGCGCAGGATAGCGGCCTGATCTTCGCCGTCACCCACAACTATACCGGCTACCCGCTGGTCCGGCAGGCCCGCGCCATGGTCGCCGAAGGGGTGATCGGCAAGCTCCGCGTCGTCCAGGTCGAGTACGCGCAGGACTGGCTCGCGACACGGCTCGAGGACAGCGGCCAGAAGCAGGCGGCATGGCGCACCGATCCCGCCAAATCGGGGCCGGCCGGCGCGATCGGCGACATCGGCAGCCATGCCTTCAACCTCGCCGAATTCGTCGCCGGCGACGAGGTCGAGGCACTTGCGGCCGACGCGCATGTCTTCGTCGAGGGCCGCCGGCTCGACGACAACGCCCATATGCTACTGCGCTTCAAAGGCGGCGCGCGCGGTATGCTCTGGTGCAGCCAGGTCGCCGCCGGCCAGGAGAACGGGCTGCGCATCCGTCTCTATGGCGAAAAGGGCGGACTCGAATGGCAGCAGGAGAATCCAAACCTGCTGATCCACTCGCCGCTCGGCGAGCCGCCGCGCCTGATCCGCCGCAACGGCGCCGGCGCCTATCCGGTCGCCAACGCCGCCTCGCGCGTGCCCGCTGGCCATCCCGAGGGCTATCTCGAAGGCTTCGCCCAACTCTATACCGACATCGCCGAGCAGATCGCGGCCCGGATCGAGGGGCGCGAGCCCGCCTCCTTCTCGATGCTGGTGCCAACCGTCGCTGATGGCGTGCGCGGCGTCCGCTTCATCGAGGCGGCGGTGCGCTCCTCGGCCAAGGGCGCGCGCTGGCTGGAGCTCTGA
- a CDS encoding DUF1236 domain-containing protein, with the protein MMKKLVLATAIVALSTAAMAQQNPSGAQGGAAGGAAAGAVGGAIVGGPPGAVVGGVGGAVAGAIIGDTTQPRFRQYVVQHRVPSYTYEEPLEVGAVLPTRGVTYREVPREYGARAGYRYTMVNDRTVIVEPKTRRIVQIIE; encoded by the coding sequence ATGATGAAGAAACTGGTTCTCGCGACGGCCATCGTCGCACTTTCGACTGCTGCCATGGCGCAGCAGAATCCTTCGGGCGCCCAGGGTGGTGCGGCCGGCGGCGCTGCGGCCGGTGCAGTCGGCGGCGCGATCGTCGGCGGGCCACCCGGTGCAGTGGTCGGCGGCGTCGGCGGCGCGGTTGCCGGCGCGATCATCGGTGATACGACCCAGCCGCGTTTCCGCCAGTATGTAGTCCAGCACCGCGTGCCGTCCTACACCTATGAGGAACCGCTCGAGGTCGGCGCGGTGCTGCCGACGCGCGGCGTCACCTATCGCGAGGTGCCACGCGAATACGGGGCGCGCGCAGGCTATCGCTACACGATGGTGAACGACCGCACGGTGATCGTCGAACCGAAGACACGCAGGATCGTGCAGATCATCGAATAA
- a CDS encoding transporter substrate-binding domain-containing protein — MEFRPDIGQLSPTVREHLAPANLLRVGINLSNFLLVSSRGPQGEPQGVSPDIARALADHLGTSLRHVPYENPGLLADAAPCDEWDVGLIGAEPQRAEAISFTPAYAEIEATYLVREASPLREITDVDAPGVRIAVSGRAAYGLWLDRNIRKAELVRSGTLDDSASDFVDGELDALAGLRPRLLKDIVAIPGTRILDGYFMTVQQAIGVPKAKAEAADYLAKFVAAAKESGFVAALIAKHGVQGLSVAR, encoded by the coding sequence ATGGAATTTCGCCCCGATATCGGCCAGCTCTCGCCGACCGTGCGCGAGCACCTGGCGCCGGCCAACCTGCTGCGCGTCGGCATCAACCTCTCGAACTTCCTGCTGGTCTCCAGCCGTGGCCCGCAGGGCGAGCCGCAAGGCGTCTCACCCGACATAGCCCGCGCCCTCGCCGACCATCTCGGCACCAGCCTGCGCCATGTGCCCTATGAGAATCCCGGCCTGCTCGCCGATGCCGCGCCTTGCGACGAATGGGATGTCGGGTTGATCGGCGCCGAGCCGCAGCGGGCCGAGGCAATCAGCTTCACCCCGGCCTATGCCGAGATCGAGGCGACCTATCTGGTCCGCGAGGCATCGCCACTGCGCGAGATCACCGATGTCGATGCGCCAGGCGTGCGCATCGCCGTCAGCGGCCGCGCCGCCTATGGCCTCTGGCTCGATCGCAACATCCGCAAGGCCGAACTCGTCCGCTCCGGCACGCTCGACGATTCCGCCAGTGATTTCGTCGACGGGGAGCTCGATGCGCTGGCGGGCCTGCGGCCGCGCCTGCTGAAGGATATCGTGGCGATCCCCGGCACGCGCATCCTCGACGGGTATTTCATGACCGTGCAGCAGGCGATCGGCGTGCCCAAAGCCAAGGCCGAGGCGGCGGATTATCTGGCAAAGTTCGTTGCCGCGGCGAAGGAATCGGGTTTCGTCGCGGCGCTGATCGCAAAGCACGGCGTGCAGGGGCTGAGCGTCGCGCGATAA